CCCGCCCTGCTCCACCCCATGGAGCACGCCCTGCTCAACACCCGCGCCGACATCGCCGCTGCCCGCGGCGACGTCGCCCGACTGATCGCCGTGCGCGGCGACGGCGCGGCCGTCGCCGCGCACGCCCACAGCGGACCCTCCAACCGGGACGCCCACGTACTGATGGCACTCGTCCACACCGGCCGCTCGGACGAAGCCCGACGGCTCGCCGGCGCCTTCGACCTCAGCCGTGCCCCCGAATCATGGGAGCTGAACCGCTTCCTCTACGCGCGGGGAGTACAGCGCCTCGCCGCCGGCGACCCGGCGGGCGCACTCCACGACTTCCTGGAGTGCGGCCGCCGCCAGAGCGCCCGCGAGGTCTACAGCCCGGTCGTCACCCCCTGGCGGACGGCGGTCGCCCAGTGCCGCCTCGCACTCGGCGGCAGCCAGGAGGCCCTGGCCCTGGCCACCGAGGAACTCCGGCTGGCCCGCGTCTGGAACACCCCCCGCACCGTGGGCCGCGCGCTGCGCGTCCTCGGCGCCGCCACCGGAGGCCGCCGAGGACTGCACCTCGCCGAGGAAGCGGTCGAGACCCTCAGGGACGCGCCCGCCGACGCCGGCATGGAACTCGTCGAGGCCCTCCTCGCCCAAGGCCGCCAACTCCACGCCGCCGGCGAACGCGGACGCGCCCGCGACCGGCTCCGCGAAGCCGCGGACCTGGCCGAACGCAAGGGCGGCCTACGCCTCCTCGCCCTCGCCGAGCAGGCCCTCCGCGAGGGCGGCGCCCGCGTCCCGACCGCGTCGCGAACCGGCTCGGGGGCCCTGACCGCCAGCGAGCGCCGCATCGCGGACCTGGCCGCCGCCGGCCGGACGAACACCGAGATCGCCGACCTGCTGCACCTCGCCCGCCGCACCGTGGAGACCCACCTGACGAGCACCTACCGAAAACTCGGCATACGCCGCAGGTCGGAACTGCCCGCAGCCCTGGACCACCCCCACCCCCCGGCCGCCGACACCGCGAAAGTGACGACGCCCTAGGCAGGGCTCGTGCTCTACGTCAGCGCCTTGGTGACCAGGGACGCCGCTTCCGCGATCAGCTTGTCGTCGTCGTCGGCGTCCTCCGTACCGCGATTCGACATGATGGCCATGACGAGGGGAGCGGAGTCGGGGGGCCAGACCACGGCGATGTCGTTGCGGACCGCGTAGACGCCGCCGCCGCCCGTCTTGTCCCCGACCACCCATCCTTTCGGGACACCGGCCCTGATGAGCTCGTCGCCGGTGGTGTTGGTCTGCAACCACTTCACGAACTGTGCGCGTTCGTCCTTTCCGAGCGTGTCTCCGAGGGCGAACGCCCGTAGGTCCTCGGCCCAGGCCCGGGGGGTGGTGGTGTCGGGCGTGGCGCCGGGGGACCATTGGTTGAGTGCCGGCTCGCGGCGCTCCACCCGGGTCGTGGTGTCGCCCACCGCTCGGAGAGCGGCTGCCAGGCCCTGCGGACCTCCGAGGGCATCGAACAGCAGGTTGGCCGCGGTGTTGTCGCTGTGGCGGACGGCGGCGTCGCACAGCTGACGCAGAGTCATGCCGGCTTCGACGTTCTT
Above is a window of Streptomyces sp. NBC_01426 DNA encoding:
- the bla gene encoding class A beta-lactamase, with translation MKYTRVRHAALAGLVLLSMAACGQGSTRTSPTSPTPPAATTRPAPAGKASAADFKRLERTYAARLGVYAVNTGTGREVAYHDSERFAYASTFKAFAAAAVLRKHSPHDMEEVIKYSRDDLIDHSPVTGKNVEAGMTLRQLCDAAVRHSDNTAANLLFDALGGPQGLAAALRAVGDTTTRVERREPALNQWSPGATPDTTTPRAWAEDLRAFALGDTLGKDERAQFVKWLQTNTTGDELIRAGVPKGWVVGDKTGGGGVYAVRNDIAVVWPPDSAPLVMAIMSNRGTEDADDDDKLIAEAASLVTKALT